The stretch of DNA GAGGACCCGCTGCCCGGCAGCATCAAGGTGGAGAAGGAGGGGCACTGACCTGGGTCAGCTCGCCTCGCTGCGCAGGGGCGCCAGGAGCGTGGCGCCGTCCTGCAGCGGCACCCAGCTCACGAAGCCCGGGTAGGCCCAGTCCATGAGGTGGTCTCCGGCCGCCGCGCGCTCCACCTCCAGCTGCTGCTGCTGCTGCTTCGGGCAGCGGTGCGGGCCCAGCGGGCGCGCCTCACCGCCGAGCGAGGCCACGTGGCGCGCGACGATGGCTCGCGGGGTGACGGCGCTCTCGGTGTGCGCGAGCAGGGGGAGCAGCCCCAGGCTGGTGACGAGCAGCGCGACGGCGGGACGGGCGAACATGCAGGGCCTCCTGGGCACAGGGTGTGGCAGGTGCACCTTGGCCATCGCGCGGCGCCCGTGCGCGCAGCCTTCAGGCAACGGGCGCACCGGTGCAGCGGAAGGTGCGGGCGCTGCAGCGAGTGGGCCTCGCGGGCGGCCTCAGGAGAGGTGCTGGAACTTCTCGCGGTAGCTGCGCGCGACCCGCAGCACTGCACCGCAGGACAGGACCGCCATCAGGTCGCGCCGCCCCTCGCTGCGCAGCTCGCGGATGCGCCCCTGGTTCACGATGGCCGAGCGGTGGATGCGCATGAAGCACGCCGGGTCCAGCCGCTCCTCCAGGCTCTGCATCGTCTCGCGGTGCAGGTAGGTGTGGGGGCCTGCGTGGATCTGCACGTAGTAGTCCGCCGCCTCGATCCAGTCGATCTCCGCCACGTCGAGGAACACCACCCGGCCCACGTCCTTGATGGCGAGCCGGGTGAGGTAGGTGGGCTGCTGCGGCTGCGGGGCGGGGGGATTGGCCGCGCCCGCCTCGGCGCCCTGGTAGGTGGCGAGCGCGCTGAGCAGCTGCGCCTTGAGGTCCTGCACGTGGTGCAGCCGCAGCTGGTCCTTCGCGCGGCGCAGCGCCTCGTAGAAGCGGTCGTCGTCGTAGGGCTTGAGCAGGTAGTCCATCGCGTGGATCTCGAAGGCCCGCAGCGCGTAGCGGTCGTACGCGGTGACGAAGATGACGGCCGGCAGGGGCTCGGGGGCCAGGCGGGCGAGCACCTCGAAGCCGTTGAGCTCGGGCATCTGCACGTCGAGCATCACCAGCTCCGGGCGCAGGCGCCGCAGCGCTTCGAGCGCCTCGCGGCCGTTGGCCGCCTCGCCCACGATGTCCACCTCGGGGTCCTGGGCGAGCAGCATGCGCACCCCCTCGCGCGCGAGCGGCTCGTCGTCCACCACCAGGGTGCGGATGCGCTCGTGGGTGCTCATGGGGCGCGCTCCGCAGGGGCGAAGGGGATCTCGAGCCAGGCGCGCACGCCCCCGTCCGGGTGGTTCTCCAGCGTGAAGCGGTGCGCGTCCCCGTAGAGCTGGCGCAGGCGCGCGCGCACGTTCGCGAGCCCGATGCCGCTGCCCTCCTGCCAGTCCGCGCGCAGCCCCGGGCCGTCGTCGCGCACCTCGAGCTGCAGCCAGTCCCCGCGCCGCGCCGCCGAGAGCTCCAGCGTGCAGGCCGAGCTGCAGCGCGCGATGCCGTGCTTCAGCGCGTTCTCCACCAGCGGCTGCAGGAGGAGGTTGGGCACCTGGGCGTCCAGGGTCGCGGCCTCGATGCGCCGGTGCACGTTGAGCCGGTCGTGGAAGCGCGCCTGCTCGAGGTCGAGGTAGCGCTCGAGGAAGTCCAGCTCCTCCTTCAGCGGCACGTGCTGGCGCCCGGTGTTGTGCAGCGCCATGCGCAGCAGCTCGCTCACCCCGGTGAGCATGCGCACGGCCGCCCCCGTGTCCTGCTTGCGCACCAGCACGCTGATGGCGTTGAGCGTGTTGAAGAGGAAGTGCGGGTGCAGCTGCATCTTCAGCGCGTCCAGCTGCGCCTGGGCGAGCTGCGTGGCGAGCTGCGCCTGGGCGAGCTCGCCCTCGCGGAAGCGCCGGTGGTAGTCGAGCGCGGAGCCCACCGCGAGCACCCCCAGGTAGCTGACCAGCTCGAAGGGCAGGCTCTTGAGCACGCTGAGCGGCAGCATCTGCGCGAGCGTGTTCTGCAGGTACCAGGGCCGCCCGGCGAGCTGCCCGCAGTAGAGCGCCGCGGCGGTGTGCGCGGTGCTCACCGCGAAGAGGGCCGCCAGGTGCACGGGGACCGCGTTGCGCAGCGTGCCCGGCTCCAGCCGGAAGCGCCGGCCCAGCGCGAGGATGGGCAGGGTGACCAGCGCCCAGAAGAGCCAGGGCGGGTACTGCCAGATGAGCGCCGTGCGGAAGCGCAGCCCCGGCTCCTCGTGCTGGATGACGAAGTAGAGCGCGGTGGCGGAGAGCAGCCCCGGCACGCTCCAGAGCAGCAGCATCGGGACGAGCCGGTGCAGCAGCCAGTGCCCCGCAGCCCGCACGGCCGCGGCCTCCGCGTGCCGCCGGGGGGCGACCGGGAAGGGCAGGGTGGCGGAGGGGCGTGGATCCACGGCCCCTCAAGCTAAGGATGGACGGCTCCGGTGGGGCAGCACCCTGCAGTCGCAGGCGCCTGCGGTGCAGCGAGCGGCGCGCCGCCTGCAGCGAACGGGCGGAGGCTCGCCCCGCTCCACGCCGCTCCCGGGAAGCGAAGCCCACAGGCCCGCGCGGCGTGCTCAGGGCCACAGCCGCACCGTCCCGTCGTAGGAGGCGCTGGCGAGCCGGCCGTCGCGGAGGGTCGCGAGGCTGCGGACGAAGGCGCCGTGCGGGTGTGTGCCGCGCGGCGTGAGCTGCGCGGCGTCGAGCAGTCGCAAGAGGTCGTCCTCTCCGCCGCTCGCCAGCGTGCCATCCGCGCGCAGGGCGAGCGCGCACACCGCGCCGCTGTGGACGGCCGCGCGCTGCGCCGGCGTGCCCCGGAGCAGCCGGGTGATGCGCCCCTCGGCGTCTCCCGCGTAGAGCGCTCCGTCCGCGGCGGCCGCGAGCGCGCGCAGCGGGGGTCCGGCCTCGACGGGGCGCGCCTCCTCGCGCCGTCGCGCGAGGTCCCACACCCGCAGCGTGCCGTCCTCGGAGGCCGAGGCGAGGCGGCCGCCCGGCAAGCCCGCCAGCGACCACACCCAGCCCGCGTGGCCCTCGAGGACCCCTGCGGCCTTGCCCTCCTCCGACCACAGCCGGATGAGGCCGTCCGCGCCGCCGCTGGCCAGCAGCCCGGGCGCCACCCTCGCGAGGCAGAGCACGGCCCCCGCGTGCCGGCCCACCTCGCGCGGGCGGCCCCCCTCCCAGCAGAGGACGCGCCGGTCTCGCGAGCCGCTCCACAGCCGCCCGCCCGCGTCCTGCGCGAGCGCCACCACCGAGGCCGTGTGCCCGCGCAGCTCGCCGTCCGGCTGCCAGCCTTCGCCCGCGCGGCGCCACAGGCGCACCGTGCAGTCGCGGGAGCCCGTGGCGAGCCGGCCGTCCTGCAGCGCGAGCACGCTCCACACGTAGCCCTCGTGGGCGCCGAGGACGTGGGGCTCGTGGTGTGGCGCCGCGTCCTCGCAGGTGTAGAGCACGTCGGTGCGCATCACGTACTTCGTGCCCTGCGTGACGGCCTCTCCGTCGTGCCAGAGCGCGTGGTCGAAGACGATGGCGGTGCCGGCCTCGGGCTGCACCGTGCCGAGCAGCGCCGAGTCCGCACCCCGCTCGGCGTAGTAGCGGGTGTGGCCTCCTCGGAAGTCGCGCGCATCGTTCAGGTAGAGCATCAGGGTGAGCTGCGAGCGCACCCCAGGCCGCGGCGACCAGGCCCCGTCCTGGTGGATGCAGAAGCGCTGGCCCTCGCGGTAGCGGCAGTAGCGAAAACGCGGGTTGAGCCCGTGCAGCCGCCAGTGGCGGCCCTGCGCGTCCTCGAGCTGCGCGGGCAGCAGGGGACGCAGCCGCGCGAAGAGCCGCTCGGCGAGGCCTGCGTCGTCCCGCACGAGCCGATCGTTGTCCCGGTACGAGGGCGGGTAGTCGCGGCCCGTGGCCGAGAAGTGCGCGGCCTCGGCCTCGGAGATGACCTCTGCGCACTCCGCCCGGGACAGCGCCTCCCGCACGAGGAAGCAGGGAAGGCCGGTCTGCACGTCCGCACTTGCGTAATTTGGGTGCATGACCAAATAATGCGCAGGTGCTCGGGATGGTGCAAGGTGACCTGGAGGGAGAGCGCCGGATGGGAAGACCGTCGAACAGCGAGGAGCGCCGGGGGCAGATCGTGGACGGGCTGCTCGAGGTGATGGCGCGCCAGGGCTACGCGCAGGCCACCATCGCGGCCATCGGCAAGGCGGCGGGGCTCACGCCCGGGCTGCTGCACTACCACTTCGAGACGAAGCAGGACATCCTCGTCGCGCTCGTGGAGCGGCTCACCGGCGCGCTCGCGCTGCGCGTACAGCGAAGGCTCGAGGCCGCGGGCGATGCGCCGCGCGCGCGCCTGCACGCCTTCCTGGATGCCTACGTGGCGATGGGCGAGGACGCAGACCCTCGCGCGGTGGCCGCCTGGGTGGTGGTGGGCGCGGAGGCGGTACGCGAGCCGCAAGTGCGCGCGCTCTACACGCAGGCAGTGGGGGAGACGCTGCGGCAGCTGCGCGAGCTGCTCGGCGAGTGCCTTCGCGACGAGGGCCGCGGCACGCGGCAGGTGGGGCGCATGGCCGCGGGGCTGCTCAGCGCCATCGAGGGCGCCTACCGCGTGAGCGCCGCGGCACCCGGCGTGCTGCCCGAGGGCTTCGCTGCGCCCACGCTGCGGCGCATGGCGGACGGGATGCTGGATGCAGAGGAGCGGACATGAACGTGCCCTTCGAAGTGCCCTTTCCCATTCCCGAGCCGCTGATGGGCGCCGTGCTTGCGGCCTACGCCGAGCCGCAGCGCGCGTATCACGATGTGCGGCACCTCGCGGACGTGGTGGCGCGCTGGGCCGAGGTGGCGGAGGAGAACGGCTGGACGCATCCGCGCGAGGTGTACCTGGCGCTGCTCTTCCACGACGCCGTGTACGTGCCCGGCGCGCACGACAACGAGGAGGCGAGCGCGCAGCTCGCGCTGCGCATGCTGGGCGCGGAGATGCCGGAGGTGGACGCCGAGCACGTCGCGCACCTGGTGCGGCTCACTGCGCGCCACGGGCACCTGTCGCCGTCCGACGTCACGGGCGAGGAAGCGCTGTTCCTCGACTGCGACATGGCGGTGCTGGGCGCAGCGCCCGACGCCTATGACACGTACGAGCGGGACATCGCTCGGGAGTACGCGGCCGTTCCTCCGGAGATGTTCGCCGCGGGGAGGCGGCGCTTCCTCGAGGGGCTGCTCGAGCAGGAGCGCATCTTCCTCTCGCAGCGCTTCCACGCGCGGCTCGACGAAGCGGCGCGCGAGAACCTGGAGCGCGCGCTCGGCCTGCATGGCTGAGCTGCCCGCTGGGCCGCTCGTGTGGGATTGCGACTACCGGCCTTCCGGAGGAGGCGCGTCGCGCTCGAGCCCACAGTTCGCGCACTTCTCAGGGTCCGACCTCGCGCGCAGGAAGAAGCGGTCACAGCGTGGGCATCGCGCGGAGGCCAGCTGGATATTCGAAGTGACGCCGATGGCGGCCGCCGCGAAGATCAGCCACGCGAGGTACCTGACCAGGTCCAGGCCCAGGAAGCCCAGCACGAGGGCGAGGACCCATATGCCCAGTGCGCTGCCCATGCCCAGCGCCATGCGACGCTCCAGCCTGGAGAGCTCCTCCCAGGCCTCCGCGTAGCGCTGCGCTTCATTCGACTCGGCCATCGCGGCACAGTCTCCATCGCTCCAGAGCTGGGTGCCACCGCTACCGGAGCGCGTGGGTATCGCCGCGTTCAGGTGCACTGCTTGCCGGAAGGGGCGTCGGGACTGGAAGGATGACGGAGCGCTGCGGCCGCTCGCGGTGGGGCGTTGTCGACTCCGCAGCGCTCAGGGGTGACACGCTGGCGTCCATGGGTTCGCGTCCCCAGCGCTGCGCGGGATGAAGCTTCCGTCCTCGCTTGCACCCGCGCCGTCGGCCCTCCTCCGCGTGGAACGAAACGTCCGTTCTACG from Aggregicoccus sp. 17bor-14 encodes:
- a CDS encoding LytTR family DNA-binding domain-containing protein; translation: MSTHERIRTLVVDDEPLAREGVRMLLAQDPEVDIVGEAANGREALEALRRLRPELVMLDVQMPELNGFEVLARLAPEPLPAVIFVTAYDRYALRAFEIHAMDYLLKPYDDDRFYEALRRAKDQLRLHHVQDLKAQLLSALATYQGAEAGAANPPAPQPQQPTYLTRLAIKDVGRVVFLDVAEIDWIEAADYYVQIHAGPHTYLHRETMQSLEERLDPACFMRIHRSAIVNQGRIRELRSEGRRDLMAVLSCGAVLRVARSYREKFQHLS
- a CDS encoding TetR/AcrR family transcriptional regulator, with the translated sequence MGRPSNSEERRGQIVDGLLEVMARQGYAQATIAAIGKAAGLTPGLLHYHFETKQDILVALVERLTGALALRVQRRLEAAGDAPRARLHAFLDAYVAMGEDADPRAVAAWVVVGAEAVREPQVRALYTQAVGETLRQLRELLGECLRDEGRGTRQVGRMAAGLLSAIEGAYRVSAAAPGVLPEGFAAPTLRRMADGMLDAEERT
- a CDS encoding histidine kinase, coding for MDPRPSATLPFPVAPRRHAEAAAVRAAGHWLLHRLVPMLLLWSVPGLLSATALYFVIQHEEPGLRFRTALIWQYPPWLFWALVTLPILALGRRFRLEPGTLRNAVPVHLAALFAVSTAHTAAALYCGQLAGRPWYLQNTLAQMLPLSVLKSLPFELVSYLGVLAVGSALDYHRRFREGELAQAQLATQLAQAQLDALKMQLHPHFLFNTLNAISVLVRKQDTGAAVRMLTGVSELLRMALHNTGRQHVPLKEELDFLERYLDLEQARFHDRLNVHRRIEAATLDAQVPNLLLQPLVENALKHGIARCSSACTLELSAARRGDWLQLEVRDDGPGLRADWQEGSGIGLANVRARLRQLYGDAHRFTLENHPDGGVRAWLEIPFAPAERAP
- a CDS encoding 2OG-Fe(II) oxygenase, coding for MQTGLPCFLVREALSRAECAEVISEAEAAHFSATGRDYPPSYRDNDRLVRDDAGLAERLFARLRPLLPAQLEDAQGRHWRLHGLNPRFRYCRYREGQRFCIHQDGAWSPRPGVRSQLTLMLYLNDARDFRGGHTRYYAERGADSALLGTVQPEAGTAIVFDHALWHDGEAVTQGTKYVMRTDVLYTCEDAAPHHEPHVLGAHEGYVWSVLALQDGRLATGSRDCTVRLWRRAGEGWQPDGELRGHTASVVALAQDAGGRLWSGSRDRRVLCWEGGRPREVGRHAGAVLCLARVAPGLLASGGADGLIRLWSEEGKAAGVLEGHAGWVWSLAGLPGGRLASASEDGTLRVWDLARRREEARPVEAGPPLRALAAAADGALYAGDAEGRITRLLRGTPAQRAAVHSGAVCALALRADGTLASGGEDDLLRLLDAAQLTPRGTHPHGAFVRSLATLRDGRLASASYDGTVRLWP